Proteins from a genomic interval of Trichoderma breve strain T069 chromosome 2, whole genome shotgun sequence:
- a CDS encoding carboxyltransferase domain, subdomain A and B domain-containing protein gives MGSVDSTSLRNIRKVLVANRGEIAVRCIKACRELGVRSVAIITNADATSLHATLADEVALLPGEDSTAYTNGEAILKICKEANADAIVPGYGFLSENVEFATAVSSAGITFVGPSSASINAMGLKHEARAIAQAANVPVIPGTQLLESAKAAVEASKRLGCPVMLKATGGGGGMGLQICHTEQEVEKAFAMVESRAGALFKNSGVFLEKYFPSSRHVEVQVAGNGEIVVAFGERECSLQRRHQKVVEECPSPFVERHSGLREKMLQAAVNYASQLKYKSVGTVEFLVDDETADFFFLEMNTRLQVEHGITELCYGVDLVHLMLRQADYERGGSIGIPSDVLKSLGRPQPLGSAIEVRVYAEVPLRDFAPSPGVLQHVHWPEGEGVRVDTWVRNGQRITPFYDPLIGKVMAYSPDGRAAAQKKMLAVLADTALQGTQSNLEYLSKILGSEMFTSGNTLTNSLSTFKFDSCSVQVIDPGVFTTIQDYPGRIEVGHGIPPSGPIDDLSARVANILVGNDSGVELLELTLSGPKLLFHEAAVVAVCGAELSVTLDDASQPMWSRIVIKKGQTLALGKVTGNGLRTYLAVKGGFPQVPKFLGSKSTAPELGFGGVQGRKLQLHDILTLSSQSRSWAAEATPLSLPSNFIPSFTTSVTVCCIDGPYGSEDILTPEGRTTLYETDWTISHNSSRSGIRLEGPRLKWARASGGGGGSHPSNVLDYGYPNGGVNFTGEFPIIFGPDRPDLGGFVCPTTVCSGEMWKIGQLKPGNTVRFRSVAYDTALEISRRKDDFLQTLVAFSQGNTSPISPLVVEFTDEPPSSILYQKQSQGSHPRVTYRQGGDTSIIVEYGDQVSDLRNTACVQFLAKQISAVNLPSVRGDPNFSSLTVRFDPFQVDRSKLLQQLIQFDDEIGQTTGVKIPARQVRLPVCLDHSSLKESAQRYMENIRPTAAYMPDNVEYLRKNNALETRQQVFDALLKTPWLAVAVGFYVGTPILFPLDPWHVLTGQKYNPSRVYTPSGSVGLGGSLVAIYPVAAPGGYQLMGRTLGGWDGTGTRTGFSAERPWLFNHLDLIKFYEVSEEEYNKIERDFETGRYVFDITQTTLDMDEYIAKFEAAAKDPAYQAWRKRQVDAAQEVGEHEQRLFDEWTAEKNARINTTTTDDDDTGSGNVVSIESPINANVWKVLVKPGDVLEKGQTVAVLEAMKMEINIIVDEGQAGAVVTKISQPPGSVVSPGMVVVEGRRQD, from the exons ATGGGTTCCGTTGACTCAACCTCGCTGCGCAACATTCGCAAGGTACTGGTCGCCAACAGAGGCGAGATTGCCGTCCGTTGCATCAAAGCCTGCCGCGAATTGGGAGTCCGTagtgttgccatcatcacaaaTGCTGATGCAACTTCACTACATGCAACGCTGGCAGATGAGGTAGCCTTGCTACCAGGCGAAGATAGCACCGCCTACACGAATGG CGAGGCGATTCTCAAAATTtgcaaagaagcaaatgcAGACGCCATCGTCCCTGGATACGGCTTTTTAAGTGAAAATGTCGAATTCGCAACTGCTGTTTCTTCTGCCGGTATTACTTTTGTCGGGCCTTCCTCTGCATCCATCAATGCGATGGGACTCAAGCATGAAGCCAGAGCTATCGCCCAAGCCGCAAATGTGCCGGTAATTCCAGGCACACAACTCCTGGAATCCGCCAAAGCAGCCGTAGAGGCTTCAAAGCGTCTGGGCTGCCCCGTAATGTTAAAGGCCACGGGGGGTGGCGGAGGCATGGGATTACAGATATGTCATACTGAACAAGAGGTTGAGAAAGCATTCGCCATGGTTGAGAGCCGGGCTGGCGCCCTCTTCAAGAACAGCGGAGTCTTCTTGGAAAAGTACTTTCCAAGTTCACGCCATGTTGAAGTCCAAGTCGCCGGCAATGGAGAAATCGTGGTCGCATTTGGAGAGCGTGAGTGCTCGCTCCAGCGGCGACATCAGAAAGTAGTCGAGGAGTGTCCCAGTCCGTTTGTAGAGCGTCATTCTGGCCTACGCGAAAAGATGCTTCAAGCCGCTGTCAACTATGCCTCACAGCTGAAATACAAGAGCGTGGGCACGGTTGAGTTTCTCGTGGATGATGAAACTgccgacttcttcttccttgagATGAACACGCGATTGCAGGTCGAACATGGAATCACCGAGTTGTGTTATGGAGTTGATCTGGTACATCTCATGCTGCGACAAGCCGACTACGAACGCGGTGGCTCTATCGGGATTCCGTCTGATGTCCTGAAAAGTCTTGGGCGACCTCAGCCACTCGGATCGGCGATCGAGGTACGGGTGTATGCTGAAGTGCCGCTGCGTGACTTTGCCCCTAGCCCTGGCGTCTTACAACATGTTCACTGGccagagggcgagggcgTGCGAGTCGACACATGGGTCCGAAATGGACAGAGGATCACTCCATTCTATGATCCTTTGATTGGAAAGGTCATGGCCTATAGCCCTGATGGTCGTGCCGCCGCTCAAAAGAAGATGCTTGCGGTACTTGCTGATACGGCTCTACAAGGGACACAATCTAATTTGGAGTACCTGTCGAAAATTCTTGGATCGGAAATGTTCACCAGCGGCAACACGTTGACCAATTCGTTATCGACGTTCAAGTTTGACAGCTGTTCCGTACAAGTCATTGACCCGGGTGTTTTCACGACGATTCAGGACTACCCGGGCCGTATTGAAGTTGGCCATGGAATACCTCCATCGGGCCCAATTGACGATCTAAGTGCTCGAGTAGCAAATATTCTGGTTGGTAATGACTCTGGAGTCGAGTTGTTGGAACTCACTCTGTCTGGCCCAAAGTTGTTGTTCCATGAAGCAGCCGTTGTGGCAGTTTGTGGTGCGGAGCTGTCAGTTACTCTCGACGACGCATCTCAACCTATGTGGTCAAGGATTGTCATCAAGAAAGGTCAGACACTCGCGCTCGGCAAGGTGACGGGCAACGGCCTCCGAACATATCTTGCCGTGAAAGGCGGTTTCCCCCAGGTCCCCAAGTTTCTTGGCTCCAAGTCCACAGCTCCGGAGCTGGGCTTTGGTGGCGTACAAGGACGAAAGCTCCAGCTTCACGACATCCTCACTCTATCTTCACAGTCAAGATCCTGGGCTGCAGAAGCCAcgcctttgtctttgccaTCAAACTTTATTCCCAGCTTCACTACCAGTGTGACTGTCTGTTGCATTGACGGCCCGTACGGATCTGAAGACATTCTGACCCCCGAGGGACGTACGACACTGTACGAAACTGATTGGACAATCAGTCACAACAGCAGCCGAAGCGGCATCCGTTTAGAAGGTCCGCGGTTGAAATGGGCTCGAGCATcgggtggtggcggcggatcACACCCATCTAATGTGCTCGACTATGGCTATCCCAATGGCGGCGTCAACTTTACAGGAGAATTTCCAATCATCTTTGGTCCTGATCGCCCGGATCTGGGTGGCTTCGTATGCCCAACAACGGTCTGCTCCGGCGAGATGTGGAAGATTGGCCAGTTAAAGCCTGGCAACACTGTACGATTCCGTTCTGTTGCTTACGACACTGCCCTGGAGATTTCGAGGCGAAAGGATGATTTTCTCCAAACCCTTGTCGCATTTTCACAGGGAAACACAAGCCCAATATCTCCTCTCGTTGTCGAGTTCACTGATGAACCCCCGTCTTCCATTTTATACCAAAAGCAGTCCCAGGGAAGCCATCCACGGGTAACATACCGTCAAGGAGGCGACACAAGCATCATCGTCGAATATGGCGATCAAGTGTCGGATCTGCGCAACACCGCTTGCGTACAGTTCCTCGCCAAGCAGATATCAGCTGTGAATCTGCCGAGCGTGCGCGGCGATCCCAacttctcctctctcaccGTGCGCTTCGACCCGTTTCAGGTGGACCGATCCAAActccttcagcagctcatTCAATTCGATGACGAAATTGGGCAGACCACCGGCGTCAAGATACCTGCTCGCCAAGTACGGCTACCAGTTTGCCTCGACCACTCTTCATTGAAAGAGTCTGCGCAACGATACATGGAGAACATCAGGCCTACGGCGGCTTACATGCCGGACAATGTCGAATATCTTCGCAAGAACAATGCGCTTGAGACCCGTCAGCAAGTCTttgatgctcttctcaagACACCGTGGCTGGCTGTCGCCGTTGGGTTCTACGTTGGAACGCCCATCTTGTTCCCGCTCGATCCGTGGCACGTATTAACCGGTCAAAAGTATAACCCGAGCAGAGTATATACACCGAGCGGCTCAGTTGGCCTAGGTGGCTCATTGGTGGCCATCTATCCCGTTGCGGCACCAGGAGGATACCAACTTATGGGCCGCACATTGGGTGGATGGGACGGAACCGGAACTCGCACCGGCTTCTCTGCTGAGCGGCCCTGGCTGTTCAATCACCTTgatttaataaaattttacGAGGTCTCTGAGGAAGAGTACAACAAGATTGAGCGAGATTTCGAGACGGGTCGATATGTGTTTGACATTACGCAAACGACACTAGATATGGATGAGTATATTGCCAAATtcgaagccgccgccaaggaTCCCGCATATCAGGCCTGGAGGAAGCGTCAAGTTGATGCTGCTCAAGAGGTGGGAGAGCATGAGCAGCGTCTGTTTGACGAGTGGACGGCAGAAAAGAATGCACGAATCAACACTACAACtactgatgatgacgatacTGGTTCTGGCAATGTCGTCTCTATCGAATCGCCTATTAATGCCAATGTTTGGAAGGTGTTGGTCAAGCCAGGCGATGTACTAGAAAAGGGCCAAACGGTGGCGGTgctcgaggccatgaagatggagattaATATAATTGTCGATGAGGGCCAGGCTGGCGCTGTAGTAACAAAGATTAGCCAGCCGCCGGGAAGTGTAGTTAGTCCTGGGATGGTAGTTGTGGAGGGTCGGAGGCAAGACTGA
- a CDS encoding major facilitator superfamily domain-containing protein, producing the protein MASEIPIPGTVQLVDVQGIFNVKHGHQSRDIVLVPQPTNDPDDPLRWNPARKTQGLSPAYILIEQDTGISIADLSTGNGILFLFLGWGTMITQCLALSNGRRLTLLVSIVLTTAVTLWTAYVKSRGEFFANRILLGIVASPQETLIEVIIGDLFFTHDRGFFMGAYSWTLWCGAFLTPVASGYVAQDLGWRWIQYILTFIGCGVTVVTFFFFEETMFYRDHSTGNVRDTIGIDPANIANTTEDLESNTPDTSDKKMNEKSTDREDKSTSQSISPSEPSAFDEQESTKTYLTKLKFWGFRDPRQPSTFKLFFLPIRLLFMFPGMSFGGLLVGGILAWYNVVGGSLALILGNAPYNFSANNIGLTYLSCVVGVTIGCFLSGWMADFLALRLARRNGGVMEPEQRLWTCVIALVMHPAGCLLYGVGASYHIHWFGVVFGLCLISITLPMGANLAFTYILDSYKEVAGEGLVSAILIRNMMGFAFGYAVVPMIDHLSLRYAFVLIAILGLAVWCTAIVMIFVGKNLRRSTAQSYWNLVERYGARAH; encoded by the exons ATGGCATCTGAAATCCCCATTCCTGGGACCGTCCAGCTTGTTGATGTGCAAGGCATCTTCAATGTCAAGCATGGCCATCAGTCTCGGGATATCGTCCTGGTACCTCAGCCGACTAATGACCCTGATGACCCTCTGCGCTGGAATCCCGCACGCAAGACTCAAG GATTGTCTCCAGCATACATCTTGATTGAGCAAGATACTGGCATTTCAATTGCTGACCTGAGCACTGGCAATGgtattctcttcctcttcttgggctGGGGGACTATGATCACTCAATGCCTTGCTCTCAGCAATGGTCGACGTCTTACGCTTCTCGTGTCCATCGTCTTGACCACTGCAGTGACTCTCTGGACTGCCTACGTCAAGTCAAGGGGCGAGTTCTTTGCCAATCGTATCCTCCTTGGTATTGTCGCCTCACCGCAAGAGACACTTATCGAAGTCATCATCGGAGATCTTTTCTTTACCCACGACCGAGGCTTTTTTATGGGTGCCTATAGCTGGACTTTGTGGTGTGGTGCGTTTCTAACGCCCGTGGCCTCTGGTTATGTTGCACAGGACCTCGGGTGGCGATGGATCCAGTATATTCTGACCTTTATCGGTTGCGGTGTCACTGTTGTgactttctttttctttgagGAAACCATGTTTTATCGTGATCACAGTACCGGCAACGTGCGTGATACGATCGGCATCGACCCAGCAAACATTGCCAACACCACTGAAGATCTCGAAAGCAATACCCCAGACACAtcggacaagaagatgaatgaGAAATCAACCGATCGAGAAGATAAATCTACCTCCCAGTCCATCTCGCCTTCTGAGCCATCTGCATTCGATGAGCAAGAGAGCACAAAGACATACCTGACGAAACTGAAGTTCTGGGGTTTCCGTGACCCGCGACAGCCCAGCACGTTCAAACTTTTCTTCTTACCAATCCGATTGCTCTTCATGTTTCCTGGCATGTCCTTCGGCGGCCTGCTTGTAGGTGGAATTCTCGCTTGGTACAACGTTGTTGGTGGCTCCTTGGCTTTGATCCTCGGTAATGCGCCATACAACTTTTCTGCCAACAATATTGGCCTGACGTACCTTTCCTGCGTTGTTGGTGTCACCATCGGTTGCTTCCTTTCGGGATGGATGGCTGATTTTCTCGCCCTCCGTCTTGCACGTCGGAATGGTGGCGTTATGGAACCCGAGCAGCGACTCTGGACATGTGTTATTGCACTCGTCATGCACCCCGCTGGCTGTCTTCTATACGGAGTGGGTGCATCCTATCACATCCATTGGTTCGGAGTTGTTTTCGGCCTCTGTTTGATCTCCATTACCCTTCCGATGGGTGCCAATCTTGCATTCACCTACATTCTCGATAGCTATAAGGAGGTTGCAGGAGAAGGCCTAGTTTCAGCCATCCTGATCCGTAACATGATGG gctttgcttttggatATGCTGTGGTTCCCATGATTGATCATCTGTCTCTTCGTTATGCCTTTGTACTCATCGCCATTTTGGGTTTAGCAGTCTGGTGCACAGCTATTGTGATGATTTTTGTGGGCAAAAATCTACGACGTTCCACTGCACAGTCATATTGGAATCTGGTTGAACGATATGGAGCGAGAGCTCATTAA
- a CDS encoding lamB/YcsF family domain-containing protein yields the protein MAPGLARKYEINADMGEGFGRWKMGPDEELMPFIDAANIACGFHAGDPSIMLKTIRLCKKHGVRAGAHPGLQDLFGFGRRKMEIDVNDMYAMVLYQVGSLKAMLDAEGVELSHIKPHGELFFYMQRDLGIMRAVLEACATFKVPVYASQNPEQEAMCKEMGIPFQGEVYVDIDYSPEGKLVPVAQSQQVTPDLCYERAFGAAMTDSGKDINGNKFSFGFDGRPFSICLHSDAPTVLQNAKVVRQAVDEANRSKFASEIRQVNGRS from the exons ATGGCGCCAGGACTCGCTCGCAAGTATGAGATCAATGCCGATATGGGCGAGGGCTTTGGGCGATGGAAGATG GGCCCCGATGAAGAATTGATGCCATTCATTGATGCTGCAAATATTGCATGCGGCTTTCATGCTGGCGATCCTTCCATTATGCTCAAGACTATTCGTCTTTGTAAAAAGCATGGCGTTAGAGCTGGTGCTCACCCTGGATTGCAAGACCTCTTTGGCTTCGGGCggagaaagatggaaatcGACGTCAATGACATGTACGCCATGGTTCTCTATCAAGTTGGTTCCCTCAAAGCCATGCTAGATGCCGAGGGCGTAGAGCTGTCTCACATCAAACCTCACGGAGAACTCTTTTTCTACATGCAAAGAGACCTGGGCATCATGAGAGCTGTATTGGAGGCATGTGCGACCTTCAAAGTTCCCGTTTATGCTTCTCAGAATCCCGAACAAGAGGCAATGTGTAAGGAGATGGGTATTCCTTTTCAAGGGGAGGTTTATGTCGACATAGATTATTCACCAGAAGGAAAACTTGTACCTGTTGCACAATCTCAACAGGTTACTCCAGACCTCTGTTATGAACGGGCTTTTGGGGCAGCAATGACTGATAGCGGGAAAGACATTAACGGGAACAAATTCAGCTTTGGCTTTGATGGCAGGCCCTTCAGCATCTGCCTTCACTCTGACGCTCCGACAGTCCTTCAGAACGCAAAGGTAGTACGCCAAGcggttgatgaagccaaccGGTCCAAGTTTGCCTCCGAAATTCGCCAAGTCAATGGTAGATCAtag